The proteins below come from a single Streptococcus porcinus genomic window:
- a CDS encoding diacylglycerol kinase family lipid kinase → MTKLKRARLIYNPTSGQEIMKKNVADVLDILESYGYETSAFQTTAEPKSAQKEARRVAETGVDLIIAAGGDGTINEVVSGIAPLNKRPKMAIIPTGTTNDFARALKIPRGNPIKAAKLIGKNQTIKMDIGKAREKEYFINIAAAGSLTELTYSVPSQLKTMFGYLAYLAKGVELLPRVKNVPVRITHDRGIFEGEVSMIFAAITNSVGGFEMIAPDAKLDDGMFTLILVKTANLFEIVHLLRLVLDGGKHVNDRRIEYIKTSKISIEPKSDSRMMINLDGEYGGDAPIVIENLKNHITFFANTDLISDDAYDINDGEPEIEEIAQKFAHEVEDLEEKNGGIRN, encoded by the coding sequence ATGACAAAGCTAAAGAGAGCTAGGCTGATTTACAATCCGACATCTGGACAAGAAATAATGAAGAAAAATGTTGCGGATGTTTTAGATATTTTAGAAAGTTATGGTTATGAAACATCAGCTTTTCAAACAACTGCAGAGCCTAAATCAGCCCAGAAAGAAGCGAGACGTGTTGCAGAGACCGGTGTGGATTTAATCATCGCAGCAGGTGGTGACGGTACTATTAATGAAGTTGTTAGTGGCATCGCTCCCTTAAATAAGCGCCCTAAAATGGCCATTATCCCAACGGGGACGACCAATGATTTTGCCCGTGCTTTAAAGATTCCAAGGGGAAATCCTATCAAGGCTGCAAAGTTAATTGGGAAGAACCAAACGATTAAAATGGATATTGGGAAAGCGCGTGAAAAGGAATACTTTATCAATATTGCTGCTGCGGGGTCACTAACAGAATTAACTTACAGTGTTCCAAGTCAGCTCAAAACAATGTTTGGTTATCTAGCTTATTTGGCAAAAGGCGTTGAATTATTACCTCGTGTTAAAAATGTTCCTGTTAGAATCACTCATGACAGAGGCATTTTTGAAGGAGAAGTTTCAATGATTTTTGCAGCTATTACTAATTCTGTGGGGGGGTTTGAGATGATTGCTCCTGATGCAAAATTAGATGATGGGATGTTTACATTGATTCTAGTCAAAACGGCTAATTTATTTGAGATTGTCCACTTACTTCGGCTTGTGCTTGATGGTGGTAAACATGTTAATGACCGTCGAATTGAATATATTAAAACGAGTAAAATTTCTATTGAACCAAAATCAGATAGTAGAATGATGATTAATTTAGATGGTGAATACGGTGGTGATGCACCTATTGTTATCGAAAATCTCAAAAATCATATTACTTTTTTTGCCAATACTGATTTGATTTCTGATGATGCTTATGATATCAATGACGGGGAACCAGAGATAGAAGAAATTGCACAAAAATTTGCCCATGAAGTAGAAGATTTAGAAGAAAAAAATGGAGGGATTAGGAACTAA
- a CDS encoding QueT transporter family protein translates to MKSYTTRDYVHISLVTALYVVLTITPPLNAISYGAYQFRVAEMLNFLAFFNKKYIVAVTMGCIIANFYSFGLIDVLVGGTSTLAFVTLGVVLFEKYKNDYIFNGLLNKAFLYFSLFFAASMITVAIELVFVAKLPFFMTWFTTAVGEFTSLIIGALIINQLARRIDLSQ, encoded by the coding sequence ATGAAATCTTATACTACCCGTGACTATGTTCACATTTCCCTAGTGACTGCACTCTATGTTGTTCTGACTATTACACCACCTCTGAATGCTATATCTTATGGAGCCTATCAGTTTAGAGTGGCAGAGATGCTAAACTTTTTAGCCTTTTTTAACAAGAAATACATCGTTGCCGTTACCATGGGATGTATAATTGCAAACTTTTATAGTTTTGGCTTAATTGATGTCTTAGTTGGTGGTACTTCAACCCTTGCATTTGTTACCTTAGGCGTGGTGTTATTTGAGAAGTATAAGAATGATTATATATTTAATGGATTATTAAACAAAGCTTTCCTTTATTTTTCTTTATTTTTTGCAGCTTCTATGATTACAGTGGCAATAGAGTTAGTTTTTGTTGCTAAGTTGCCCTTCTTTATGACATGGTTTACGACTGCAGTCGGTGAATTTACATCGCTTATCATTGGAGCTTTAATTATTAATCAATTAGCTAGGCGCATTGATTTAAGTCAATGA
- a CDS encoding YueI family protein: MDSLDQKLLKSAHGEYRLDPDQQRYYLGTFAERVLLTIPLEGIENDIAKLEFERLLPSLVEQYSPLSLKLSSELESDYQIAYMKLASKRNIPTTIVDEISAQSPFAIVLHTDHAVNLNETSIASSLSQQKNTEVSKQKKSFWQQLFGE, from the coding sequence ATGGACTCGTTAGACCAAAAATTATTAAAAAGTGCCCACGGTGAGTATCGTCTAGATCCAGATCAGCAGCGTTATTATTTAGGAACATTTGCTGAAAGAGTTCTTTTAACGATACCGCTTGAAGGTATCGAAAATGATATTGCAAAGCTGGAATTTGAACGCCTGTTACCAAGTTTGGTTGAACAATACTCACCTTTGTCATTAAAGTTGTCCTCAGAGTTAGAATCTGACTACCAAATAGCTTACATGAAATTAGCAAGTAAAAGAAATATCCCTACAACGATTGTAGATGAGATAAGCGCCCAATCACCATTTGCCATCGTTTTACATACCGACCACGCTGTCAATTTAAATGAAACTTCTATCGCATCGTCTCTATCTCAACAGAAAAACACAGAGGTCTCCAAACAAAAAAAATCTTTTTGGCAACAGTTGTTTGGGGAATAG
- the pulA gene encoding type I pullulanase: MKNAVTVHFHSKDESYFDFNLWKWRDGELGKDAFFTSFDSFGLVAQLDFDAPYFLNHVYVIVKKHYWRYKTKDYRIERAYGSPKTEVWLVDGDDTVYYSRQAAIASHCYKNREAHAFDMAVNSRAFDQKWGFSGWLGFSYSKEKTEFRLWAPTALAVEIVLFSSTAENASVLAVYPMIRGEHEDRNDHRQNTHGVWFIDLNGDLNYQAYMYRVHYRKRTFNDTRDPYTIATTAKGKRSIVIAPEHLRPKGFSVKQKEGAWWRLDNPNQAVIYEMHVRDFSISETSGVSVENRGKFKGLFEGGTTNSYGDASAFDYVKDLGVTHIQLQPIFDHHQTLEEDGNYAYNWGYDPENYNVPDASFTSNPDEPATRILELKEAIQAYHDAGINIIMDVVYNHTYSSQDSVFQLTVPDYYYRMNPDGSFQNGSGCGNETASEKEMFQKYMIDSILYWVTEYNIDGFRFDLMGLHDIETMTSIRQAINQIDSRILIYGEGWDMGTGISPEQKATKANAAKLPGIGFFNDDQRNAIKGAEVYGHLERGFVSGAATEDVVAKAILASDELVPYLSPDQVINYVEAHDNYNLNDLFWALNPDDDQATHRKRVQLATAMTILMQGVCFMQIGQEFLRTKRIATSQDGCLSQEDLQRAMNSYNAPDAVNQIDWEMVTKESETIAFVKKLIQLKTETKFFSYQTFSEIRQHVYLESSQRDSGFISFTVEDRKKYQVIFTSFGKRLQSKNQSAIIVTNDKRFQIETDFIDQLTALVLDITE; the protein is encoded by the coding sequence ATGAAGAATGCTGTTACGGTACATTTCCATTCTAAAGATGAGAGTTATTTTGACTTCAATTTATGGAAATGGCGTGATGGCGAACTTGGAAAGGATGCCTTTTTCACAAGTTTTGATAGTTTTGGCCTTGTGGCACAATTAGATTTTGATGCCCCTTATTTTTTAAATCATGTATATGTTATTGTTAAAAAACATTATTGGCGCTATAAAACCAAAGATTATCGGATAGAAAGAGCTTATGGTTCACCTAAAACCGAAGTTTGGTTAGTAGATGGTGATGACACTGTCTATTATTCTCGACAGGCAGCAATAGCAAGCCATTGTTACAAAAATCGTGAAGCGCATGCTTTTGATATGGCTGTTAATAGCAGAGCTTTCGACCAAAAGTGGGGCTTTTCGGGCTGGCTAGGTTTTTCCTATTCGAAAGAAAAAACGGAATTTCGTCTTTGGGCTCCTACGGCACTAGCGGTAGAAATTGTTTTATTTTCTTCAACCGCTGAGAATGCTAGTGTTTTAGCGGTTTACCCAATGATACGTGGTGAGCATGAGGATAGGAATGATCATAGGCAAAATACACATGGAGTTTGGTTTATCGATCTGAATGGCGATTTAAATTATCAAGCTTATATGTATCGTGTTCACTATCGTAAAAGGACTTTTAATGACACACGTGATCCCTATACCATTGCTACGACAGCAAAGGGGAAACGGTCAATTGTTATTGCTCCTGAGCATTTAAGACCAAAAGGTTTTTCAGTAAAACAAAAAGAAGGTGCATGGTGGAGACTTGATAACCCCAATCAAGCGGTTATTTACGAGATGCACGTCAGAGATTTTTCGATTTCAGAAACATCAGGAGTTAGTGTAGAAAATAGAGGCAAGTTTAAAGGTCTATTTGAAGGAGGTACTACTAATTCCTATGGAGACGCAAGTGCTTTTGACTATGTTAAAGATTTAGGTGTGACACATATCCAATTGCAACCTATCTTTGATCATCATCAGACTTTGGAGGAAGATGGAAACTATGCTTATAACTGGGGTTATGATCCTGAAAATTATAATGTTCCTGATGCTAGTTTCACTAGTAATCCTGATGAACCGGCTACTCGAATTCTCGAATTGAAAGAAGCTATTCAAGCATACCATGATGCTGGTATTAATATTATCATGGATGTTGTTTATAATCATACTTATTCGTCACAAGATTCAGTTTTTCAACTAACGGTTCCAGACTATTATTATCGAATGAATCCAGATGGTTCTTTTCAGAATGGTTCTGGCTGTGGTAATGAAACGGCTAGTGAAAAGGAAATGTTTCAAAAATATATGATTGATTCTATCTTATATTGGGTCACAGAGTACAATATTGATGGTTTTCGTTTTGACTTAATGGGATTGCATGATATAGAGACAATGACCTCTATCCGTCAAGCTATTAATCAGATTGATAGCCGTATCTTAATATATGGCGAGGGCTGGGATATGGGAACTGGTATTTCTCCTGAACAAAAAGCTACAAAGGCAAATGCTGCTAAGTTGCCTGGTATAGGTTTTTTCAATGATGATCAACGCAATGCTATAAAAGGTGCAGAAGTGTATGGCCATCTAGAGAGAGGATTTGTCTCAGGTGCAGCCACGGAAGATGTGGTAGCTAAAGCAATCTTAGCAAGTGATGAACTTGTTCCCTACTTAAGTCCAGATCAAGTTATTAATTATGTTGAAGCGCATGATAATTATAATCTAAATGACCTCTTTTGGGCACTTAATCCAGATGATGATCAAGCTACACATAGAAAACGAGTGCAGTTAGCGACAGCGATGACTATTCTGATGCAAGGAGTTTGCTTTATGCAGATAGGGCAAGAATTTTTGCGAACCAAGAGAATTGCTACAAGTCAAGATGGTTGTTTAAGTCAGGAAGATTTACAACGCGCGATGAATTCGTATAATGCACCAGATGCTGTAAATCAGATTGACTGGGAAATGGTTACAAAAGAATCAGAAACAATAGCATTTGTGAAAAAATTGATCCAATTGAAAACGGAAACGAAATTCTTTTCATATCAAACATTTTCTGAGATTAGACAGCATGTCTACCTTGAGTCATCCCAGCGTGATAGTGGATTTATCAGCTTTACGGTGGAAGATAGAAAGAAGTATCAAGTCATTTTCACATCTTTCGGAAAACGCTTGCAATCAAAAAATCAAAGTGCTATAATTGTAACAAATGATAAGCGCTTTCAAATTGAGACCGATTTTATTGATCAATTGACAGCATTGGTCCTTGATATCACAGAGTAA
- the serB gene encoding phosphoserine phosphatase SerB: MKDVKGLLLMDVDSTLIKEEVIDLLGQEAGIGLEIAEITDQAMNGLLDFEEALRERVKLLKGLPVSVFKQVYQQIHLQKGAKELIEVMHAKGFKVGVVSGGFHEVIDPLAHELKLDYVKANKLEVSGGYLTGQVTGQVVNKNVKYQCLLEWADENQLELADTIAMGDGANDLPMIQAAGLGVAFCAKSIVKAQAPYQINKADLMELLPLIEKRELSNE, from the coding sequence ATGAAAGATGTAAAAGGTCTTCTACTTATGGACGTTGATTCGACCCTAATTAAAGAAGAAGTGATTGATTTACTAGGGCAAGAAGCTGGCATAGGTTTGGAGATTGCAGAAATTACTGACCAAGCAATGAATGGCCTACTAGATTTTGAAGAAGCATTACGAGAGCGTGTTAAACTGTTAAAGGGTCTACCTGTCTCAGTTTTTAAACAGGTCTATCAGCAAATTCATTTACAAAAAGGGGCTAAAGAGTTAATTGAAGTTATGCATGCTAAAGGTTTTAAAGTGGGTGTGGTTTCTGGAGGATTTCATGAAGTCATTGATCCTTTAGCCCATGAATTGAAACTTGATTATGTCAAGGCTAATAAACTAGAGGTTAGTGGTGGTTATTTGACGGGACAAGTCACTGGGCAAGTGGTTAATAAAAATGTTAAATACCAGTGTTTATTAGAGTGGGCTGATGAAAATCAACTAGAATTAGCGGATACTATCGCCATGGGAGATGGAGCCAATGATTTGCCAATGATCCAAGCAGCTGGGCTAGGAGTCGCTTTTTGTGCCAAGAGTATCGTTAAAGCGCAAGCTCCATATCAAATAAATAAAGCAGATTTAATGGAGCTGCTTCCCTTAATTGAAAAGCGAGAATTGTCAAATGAATAG
- the glgB gene encoding 1,4-alpha-glucan branching protein GlgB gives MDKELALYTFGLGENYRIQDYFGVHETVMDGQKGFIFRVWAPNAEAVFLIGDFTDWSSQKLEMTRNHAGVWEIFTDLPHEGDIYKYLVRRQGGQEVEKLDPLAIRFENRPGTGAIVRPLKTKKWEDSLWMARRKRFGFKERPVSIYEVHANSWKKDQDGKPYQFKELKKYLIPYLKEMHYTHVEFLPLMSHPLGMSWGYQLMAYFGFETTYGSPEDFQDFVEACHANNIGVILDWVPGHFTQNDDALAYYDGTPTYEYEDYDRAHNYSWGVLNFDLGKNQVQSYLISSALYWIETFHIDGIRVDAVSNMLYLDYDQGPWQPNSEGGNHNLEAITFLRKLIQAIKKDHPDVMMIAEEATSDIPITKSIDEGGLGFDYKWNMGWMNDILKFYEMDPFYRKYDFNLVTFSFMYCFNENYILPFSHDEVVHGKKSLMHKMWGDRYNQFAGLRTLLTYQICHPGKKLLFMGSEFGQFLEWKHDDQLVWSNLEDEMNSKMLTFTSLLNQFYLDHNMLWQNDYTYDGIEIIDADNAQETVLSFTRKNKKGEFILCVFNMTPVERRGFSIGVPQEGIYEEIWNTELESFGGVWKEHNPVTESRKGSWRDYQATLTFTLPALGASIWKLKKRK, from the coding sequence ATGGATAAAGAACTAGCTTTATATACATTTGGTTTGGGTGAAAATTATCGAATTCAAGATTATTTTGGTGTTCATGAAACAGTAATGGATGGTCAGAAAGGATTTATTTTTAGAGTCTGGGCACCAAATGCCGAAGCAGTTTTTCTGATTGGAGACTTTACTGACTGGTCCTCCCAAAAGCTAGAAATGACGAGAAATCACGCAGGAGTGTGGGAAATTTTTACAGATTTACCTCATGAAGGAGATATCTATAAATATTTGGTTAGACGACAAGGTGGTCAAGAAGTTGAAAAGCTAGATCCTCTTGCTATTCGTTTTGAAAATAGACCGGGAACAGGTGCCATTGTTAGGCCCTTAAAAACTAAAAAATGGGAAGATTCTCTGTGGATGGCAAGACGTAAGCGATTTGGATTTAAAGAGCGTCCTGTATCCATTTATGAAGTACACGCTAACTCTTGGAAAAAGGATCAAGATGGTAAACCTTATCAATTTAAAGAATTAAAGAAATACCTAATTCCCTATTTAAAAGAAATGCATTATACCCATGTTGAATTCTTACCTTTAATGTCTCATCCTTTAGGAATGAGTTGGGGATATCAGTTGATGGCCTATTTTGGTTTCGAGACAACTTATGGTAGCCCTGAGGACTTCCAAGATTTTGTTGAGGCATGCCATGCTAACAATATTGGTGTCATCCTTGATTGGGTTCCCGGTCACTTTACACAAAATGATGATGCTCTAGCTTATTATGATGGGACGCCGACTTATGAATATGAGGACTACGACCGTGCTCATAACTATAGCTGGGGAGTATTGAATTTTGACTTGGGAAAAAATCAAGTACAATCTTACTTAATATCGAGTGCTCTATACTGGATAGAAACCTTCCATATTGATGGCATACGTGTAGATGCTGTTAGTAATATGCTTTATTTGGATTACGATCAGGGCCCCTGGCAACCAAACAGTGAGGGTGGTAACCATAATCTTGAAGCAATTACCTTTTTAAGGAAACTGATTCAAGCTATCAAGAAGGACCATCCTGATGTTATGATGATTGCAGAAGAGGCAACATCAGATATTCCCATTACAAAATCGATTGATGAAGGTGGTCTCGGTTTTGACTATAAGTGGAACATGGGGTGGATGAATGATATTCTTAAGTTCTACGAGATGGATCCTTTTTATCGAAAATATGATTTTAATCTAGTAACTTTTAGCTTTATGTACTGCTTCAATGAAAATTATATTTTGCCTTTTTCTCATGATGAAGTGGTTCATGGTAAAAAAAGTTTAATGCATAAAATGTGGGGTGATCGTTACAATCAATTTGCAGGCTTACGGACCCTGTTAACCTATCAAATCTGTCATCCTGGGAAAAAATTACTTTTTATGGGTTCTGAATTCGGTCAATTTTTAGAGTGGAAACATGATGATCAGTTAGTTTGGAGCAATCTTGAAGATGAGATGAACAGTAAAATGTTAACATTCACATCACTATTGAATCAGTTTTATCTAGATCATAATATGCTTTGGCAGAATGATTATACTTATGATGGCATTGAGATTATTGATGCAGATAATGCCCAAGAAACGGTTCTAAGTTTTACTCGTAAAAATAAAAAGGGTGAGTTTATCTTATGTGTATTTAATATGACCCCAGTTGAAAGACGAGGATTTTCCATTGGTGTACCACAAGAAGGTATTTATGAAGAGATTTGGAATACAGAATTAGAATCTTTCGGTGGTGTTTGGAAAGAGCATAATCCTGTAACTGAGAGTCGGAAGGGATCTTGGAGAGACTATCAAGCAACCCTAACTTTTACTTTACCTGCGTTAGGGGCAAGTATTTGGAAACTAAAAAAACGCAAGTAA
- the ligA gene encoding NAD-dependent DNA ligase LigA, whose amino-acid sequence MEKRIIELTNLLNQYRQEYYTNDNPTISDQEYDKLYHELLALETEYPEFIQKDSPTQGVGGLILSGFEKYQHPYPLYSLQDAFSQEELVAFDRRIKLEFPTVTYVAELKIDGLSISLNYKGGKLVTGATRGDGSVGENITENIKKIKDIPQIIKEPIDITVRGEAYMSKHSFQMINVERQENGETEFANPRNAAAGTLRQLDTSIVGKRNLASFLYQEASPSQETTQVGVLDKLTHLGFSVNKHRMVSSSMEDIWQFIQKIEADRAQLPYDIDGIVIKVADLAMQEELGFTVKAPRWAIAYKFPAEEKEAEILSVDWTIGRTGVVTPTANLTPVQLAGTTVSRATLHNVDYIAQKDIRVGDTVIVYKAGDIIPAVLRVVTDKRKDQEPIVIPNICPSCQSSLTHLEDEVALRCINPLCPSLMRRSLEHFASRNAMNIAGLGPAVVEKLFTAQLIHDVADIYRLSREQLLSLEGIKEKSADKLLSAIADSKEKSAEKLLFGLGIRHVGEKASRLLLETFGDIETLMQADEETIAQIDGLGHVIANSIAQYFAKPEAQQLLYELKSQGLNLSYLGQRVDQSAPLYGLTVVLTGKLEEMGRSEAKTKLENLGAKVTSSVSKKTDVVLAGSDSGSKLDKAKQLGIRIEDEQWLLDL is encoded by the coding sequence ATGGAAAAAAGAATTATTGAGTTAACAAATCTCTTGAATCAGTATCGACAAGAATACTATACAAATGATAATCCTACTATCAGTGATCAAGAATATGATAAACTTTATCATGAATTGTTAGCATTAGAAACAGAATATCCCGAATTTATTCAAAAAGATAGCCCGACACAAGGAGTTGGTGGGCTTATTTTATCTGGTTTTGAAAAATATCAACATCCCTATCCCCTATATAGTTTACAGGATGCTTTTTCGCAAGAAGAGTTAGTTGCATTTGATCGGCGAATTAAATTAGAATTCCCAACAGTAACTTATGTGGCAGAGCTTAAGATTGATGGCTTATCTATTTCCTTAAATTACAAAGGTGGAAAATTAGTAACGGGTGCTACACGGGGAGATGGCTCTGTTGGGGAAAATATCACTGAAAACATAAAAAAAATTAAAGATATTCCACAAATTATAAAAGAGCCTATTGACATCACTGTTCGAGGTGAGGCATATATGTCTAAACACTCTTTTCAAATGATTAACGTCGAAAGACAAGAAAATGGGGAAACAGAGTTTGCTAATCCTAGAAATGCAGCAGCAGGAACCCTTCGCCAGTTAGATACCTCAATTGTGGGCAAAAGAAATTTAGCAAGTTTTCTCTATCAAGAAGCTAGTCCCAGTCAGGAAACAACTCAAGTAGGCGTATTAGACAAATTGACTCACTTGGGATTTTCTGTCAATAAGCACCGCATGGTATCGTCTTCCATGGAAGATATTTGGCAATTTATTCAAAAAATTGAGGCAGATCGTGCTCAATTGCCTTATGATATTGATGGCATAGTAATTAAGGTAGCTGACCTCGCAATGCAAGAAGAGTTAGGCTTTACTGTAAAAGCCCCACGCTGGGCAATTGCGTATAAATTTCCAGCTGAAGAAAAAGAAGCTGAGATTTTATCTGTGGATTGGACGATAGGACGAACTGGGGTTGTAACACCTACCGCTAATTTAACACCAGTTCAGCTTGCAGGAACCACAGTAAGTCGCGCTACATTGCATAATGTCGACTATATTGCTCAAAAAGATATTCGTGTCGGTGATACTGTTATTGTCTATAAAGCTGGCGATATTATTCCGGCAGTTTTACGTGTTGTAACAGATAAAAGAAAAGATCAGGAACCAATAGTAATTCCTAATATTTGTCCATCTTGTCAGAGTTCCTTAACTCACTTGGAAGATGAAGTAGCCCTACGTTGCATAAATCCATTGTGTCCTAGCTTGATGCGAAGAAGTTTGGAACATTTTGCTAGCCGAAATGCTATGAACATTGCTGGTTTGGGACCTGCAGTAGTTGAAAAACTTTTTACTGCTCAATTAATTCATGACGTTGCTGATATATATAGACTCAGTCGCGAACAGTTATTGTCTTTAGAAGGTATTAAAGAAAAATCAGCTGATAAATTATTGTCTGCTATTGCTGATTCTAAAGAAAAATCGGCTGAAAAACTTCTTTTTGGCTTGGGGATTAGACATGTTGGCGAAAAAGCAAGTCGTCTCTTGTTAGAAACATTTGGTGATATTGAAACCTTAATGCAAGCTGATGAAGAAACTATTGCTCAAATAGATGGCCTGGGTCATGTTATTGCTAATTCCATAGCTCAATATTTTGCTAAGCCAGAGGCTCAGCAATTGTTATATGAGTTGAAATCTCAAGGCCTCAATCTGAGTTATTTAGGCCAAAGAGTAGATCAATCTGCGCCGCTTTATGGTCTTACAGTTGTTCTAACTGGAAAGTTAGAGGAGATGGGGCGTAGCGAAGCGAAGACTAAACTTGAAAATCTTGGAGCTAAAGTAACATCTAGTGTCTCTAAAAAAACAGATGTGGTTCTTGCTGGAAGCGACTCCGGCTCTAAGCTAGATAAAGCAAAACAGTTAGGTATTAGGATTGAAGATGAACAATGGTTATTGGATTTATAA
- the eno gene encoding surface-displayed alpha-enolase — protein MSIITDVYAREVLDSRGNPTLEVEVYTESGAFGRGMVPSGASTGEHEAVELRDGDKSRYLGLGTQKAVDNVNNIIAEAIIGYDVRDQQAIDRAMIALDGTPNKGKLGANAILGVSIAVARAAADYLEVPLYTYLGGFNTKVLPTPMMNIINGGSHSDAPIAFQEFMIMPVGAPTFKEALRWGAEVFHALKKILKERGLVTAVGDEGGFAPKFDGTEDGVETILKAIEAAGYEAGENGIMIGFDCASSEFYDKERGVYDYSKFEGEGGAVRTSAEQIDYLEELVNKYPIITIEDGMDENDWDGWKALTERLGGRVQLVGDDFFVTNTDYLARGIKEEAANSILIKVNQIGTLTETFEAIEMAKEAGYTAVVSHRSGETEDSTIADIAVATNAGQIKTGSLSRTDRIAKYNQLLRIEDQLGEVAQYKGIKSFYNLKK, from the coding sequence ATGTCAATTATTACTGATGTTTACGCTCGCGAAGTCCTTGACTCACGCGGTAACCCAACACTTGAAGTAGAAGTTTATACTGAATCAGGTGCATTCGGACGTGGTATGGTTCCTTCAGGAGCTTCAACTGGTGAACACGAAGCAGTTGAACTTCGTGATGGTGATAAATCTCGTTACCTTGGTCTTGGTACACAAAAAGCTGTTGATAACGTTAACAACATTATCGCTGAAGCAATCATCGGTTACGATGTTCGCGATCAACAAGCTATCGACCGTGCGATGATCGCCCTTGACGGTACTCCTAACAAAGGTAAACTTGGTGCTAACGCTATTCTTGGTGTTTCCATTGCTGTAGCTCGTGCAGCAGCTGACTACCTTGAAGTTCCGCTTTACACTTACCTTGGCGGATTCAACACTAAAGTTCTTCCAACTCCTATGATGAACATTATCAACGGTGGTTCTCACTCTGATGCTCCGATTGCCTTCCAAGAGTTTATGATTATGCCAGTTGGTGCACCTACTTTCAAAGAAGCTCTTCGTTGGGGTGCTGAAGTTTTCCATGCTCTTAAGAAAATCCTTAAAGAACGTGGACTTGTTACAGCTGTTGGTGACGAAGGTGGCTTCGCTCCTAAATTTGATGGAACTGAAGATGGTGTAGAAACTATTCTTAAAGCTATTGAAGCTGCTGGCTATGAAGCAGGCGAAAATGGAATCATGATTGGTTTCGACTGTGCTTCATCAGAATTCTACGATAAAGAACGTGGTGTTTACGATTACTCTAAATTTGAAGGTGAAGGTGGAGCAGTCCGTACTTCTGCTGAACAAATTGATTACCTTGAAGAATTAGTAAACAAATACCCAATCATCACTATTGAAGATGGTATGGATGAAAATGACTGGGACGGTTGGAAAGCTCTTACTGAACGTCTTGGTGGACGTGTTCAATTGGTTGGTGACGACTTCTTCGTTACAAATACTGACTATTTAGCGCGTGGTATCAAAGAAGAAGCAGCTAACTCAATCCTTATCAAAGTTAACCAAATTGGTACATTAACTGAAACTTTTGAAGCTATTGAAATGGCAAAAGAAGCTGGCTATACTGCAGTTGTTTCACACCGTTCGGGTGAAACTGAAGATTCAACAATTGCTGACATCGCAGTTGCAACAAATGCTGGTCAAATCAAAACAGGTTCATTGTCACGTACAGACCGTATTGCTAAATATAATCAATTGCTTCGTATTGAAGATCAGCTTGGTGAAGTTGCTCAATACAAAGGTATTAAATCATTCTATAACTTAAAAAAATAA